In the genome of Cryptomeria japonica chromosome 8, Sugi_1.0, whole genome shotgun sequence, one region contains:
- the LOC131044187 gene encoding glutamate receptor 3.3-like: MGGRANFGCPVLNIAMAMGALLLCAAALGEMDAPSINIGAIIALDTTNGKIAKTAIEMAVEDVNRNASLLNATLLNIDIRDSKQDALIGASAALDLLRKGCVSIVGPQTSVVAEFVAYLGVAARVPVVTFGATNPSVSMHRYPYFVRMVPSDTTQMTAIAKLIEKYRWRDVALVYVDDDLGTGAIPALNDALRQVEAKIVFKAAVSPKANVSAMRRIVEHKLMKLESRVFIVHMHPDLALILFSEAYKLGMMSSEYVWIITDGLASLLDSFNATSLLSMNGVVGVKRKLTQTNQPRLNEFARRWKKRFKAQNPTIPSLELNTRALVAYDTVWTIAIAIGHLVRMEAFNGNFSEASRSTKFLNFKGFEGGEQLLNQILETNFLGLSGPVRISKESGDPLESSYDIINVVGSRIDVIGSWTERGLNITSTQVVNWGGGSGKTPRGWEIPEPGKKLKIAVPWELGFSQFVSVKPVDAKAGALNKTYEIKGFCIEVFKSVLKRLDYELPYELIPYGTGNVTEGYYDDLVYQVYLQKFDAVVGNVAVIANRSKYVDFTQPYTETGLIMVVANSDEGSSDPWALLLPFTPAMWITTIAFFFFTGGVVWFLEHKENRQFRGNPRNQILTFIWFSFSTLFKTQRERIVSSLGKAVLIIWFFVVFVLASSYTASLSSMLTEREIVPKFESLESLIVQNLPIGYHRGSFIDKFLEKQLGVNKSLLRPYSSVQEYTIALKKGPTNGGVAAIFDDQTISQNTFLSTGCNAYAKIGPTYRTGGFAFVFPKGSPLVSDISKAILNLSESTEMQEIRKRWFNSSESKCKAESGGLESNRLSLNNFWGVFLLTGCVSFLSLVFYICRLLYRFVHRIDNSSHVKSVCARLRTFASYADQKDVPPPKRKRCETAISSNGSAASNSFPITVSAAQI; this comes from the exons ATGGGCGGTAGAGCAAATTTTGGATGTCCAGTGTTGAACATTGCTATGGCTATGGGTGCTCTTTTGTTATGTGCTGCCGCCCTAGGAGAAATGGATGCTCCATCAATAAATATAGGTGCTATTATCGCCTTGGACACAACTAATGGAAAAATAGCCAAGACTGCTATCGAAATGGCGGTTGAAGATGTAAACAGAAACGCCAGTCTTCTGAATGCCACGCTCCTCAATATTGATATCCGAGACTCCAAACAAGATGCACTCATAGGCGCTTCTGCAG CATTGGACCTGCTCAGAAAAGGATGTGTAAGCATAGTCGGTCCACAAACCTCCGTGGTGGCTGAGTTCGTAGCGTATTTGGGCGTTGCAGCGCGTGTTCCAGTTGTaacatttggagcaacaaatcccTCTGTCTCAATGCATCGATACCCTTACTTCGTTCGTATGGTGCCCAGTGATACAACACAAATGACAGCAATAGCAAAGCTGATAGAAAAGTACAGATGGAGGGATGTGGCGCTTGTGTATGTAGATGATGATTTGGGGACGGGGGCCATTCCCGCCTTAAACGATGCCTTACGACAAGTTGAGGCAAAAATTGTTTTCAAAGCTGCAGTCTCTCCCAAGGCCAACGTCTCCGCAATGCGAAGGATAGTTGAGCATAAGCTTATGAAGCTGGAGTCACGAGTATTCATCGTGCATATGCATCCTGATTTGGCCCTAATCCTGTTTTCCGAGGCGTACAAATTAGGAATGATGAGCAGTGAGTATGTATGGATCATTACCGACGGATTGGCCAGTCTATTAGATTCCTTCAACGCCACTTCTCTCCTCTCCATGAACGGTGTGGTGGGGGTTAAAAGAAAGCTCACACAAACCAACCAGCCAAGGCTGAATGAATTTGCTAGAAGATGGAAGAAGCGGTTTAAAGCCCAGAATCCTACAATACCAAGCCTGGAATTAAATACCCGTGCGCTTGTTGCATATGATACAGTGTGGACAATTGCTATCGCAATCGGTCATCTCGTGCGTATGGAAGCATTCAATGGTAACTTTTCAGAGGCTTCTCGCAGCACCAAATTTCtgaatttcaagggttttgagggTGGAGAGCAGTTGCTTAATCAGATCCTAGAGACAAACTTTCTTGGCCTGAGTGGTCCTGTTCGAATTAGTAAAGAAAGCGGAGATCCTCTGGAGAGCTCGTATGACATTATCAATGTTGTTGGCAGTCGTATTGATGTAATTGGGTCATGGACAGAAAGGGGCTTGAATATTACTTCAACACAAGTAGTTAATTGGGGCGGTGGATCAGGAAAAACACCACGTGGGTGGGAGATACCTGAACCAGGCAAGAAACTGAAAATAGCGGTGCCTTGGGAGCTAGGGTTTTCACAATTCGTCAGCGTAAAACCAGTTGATGCCAAAGCAGGTGCACTAAATAAGACATATGAGATTAAAGGCTTCTGTATTGAAGTGTTCAAATCGGTGCTCAAGAGATTGGATTATGAATTGCCATATGAATTGATACCTTATGGAACTGGCAATGTCACCGAGGGCTACTATGATGACCTCGTCTACCAGGTCTATCTCCAG AAATTTGATGCGGTAGTGGGAAATGTAGCAGTGATAGCAAATCGGAGCAAGTATGTAGATTTCACACAGCCGTACACGGAGACGGGACTGATAATGGTGGTAGCAAATTCAGACGAGGGATCAAGTGACCCTTGGGCCTTACTGCTCCCATTTACTCCGGCCATGTGGATAACTACTATTGCATTTTTCTTCTTCACGGGAGGAGTTGTTTGGTTTCTGGAGCACAAAGAAAATAGGCAATTCAGAGGGAATCCTCGGAATCAAATCTTGACATTCATCTG GTTCTCTTTTTCCACACTCTTCAAGACTCAGA GGGAGAGGATTGTGAGCAGTCTGGGCAAAGCAGTGTTGATAATTTGGTTTTTTGTAGTTTTTGTGTTAGCGTCTAGTTACACCGCCAGCCTGTCGTCAATGCTTACCGAGAGGGAAATTGTACCAAAGTTTGAAAGCCTTGAATCCCTCATCGTCCAAAATTTGCCAATCGGGTATCACCGGGGATCTTTCATAGACAAGTTTTTGGAAAAGCAGTTGGGTGTGAACAAAAGTTTGCTTCGCCCATACTCATCTGTACAAGAGTACACAATTGCACTGAAGAAGGGACCCACCAACGGAGGGGTAGCTGCCATATTTGACGATCAAACTATTTctcaaaacacatttctatcaaCAGGATGCAATGCCTATGCCAAAATTGGTCCTACGTACAGAACAGGAGGCTTCGCATTT GTGTTTCCAAAGGGGTCTCCGCTGGTTTCAGACATTTCCAAGGCTATATTAAATCTCTCAGAAAGCACAGAGATGCAGGAAATTAGGAAAAGGTGGTTCAATTCAAGTGAAAGCAAATGCAAGGCAGAGTCTGGCGGACTGGAATCAAACAGATTGAGCCTCAACAACTTTTGGGGCGTATTTTTGCTGACAGGATGTGTGTCATTTCTCAGCCTCGTCTTCTATATCTGTCGCCTACTTTACCGATTTGTACACAGAATTGATAATTCATCTCATGTTAAATCCGTCTGCGCCCGATTGCGAACGTTTGCTAGCTATGCAGACCAGAAGGACGTCCCGCCACCAAAAAGAAAGAGATGTGAGACAGCCATTTCGTCAAATGGAAGCGCCGCCTCCAATTCCTTTCCAATCACTGTTTCAGCAGCACAGATATAA